The stretch of DNA CTTTTAACCTTACCACTCTTCCCTCAGCTTTCGAAAAAATCTTCTGCGCAACAACCACAACATCTCCATCCTCAATAGTCAAGCCGTTCTTACCCGCCGTTTCAACAATAATTTCTGCCACGTCATCTCCTGAGTTCACTAAAGGAAAATCTTCAAGAGCGGCCGCAGTGAATTCTTTCAAGCTTTTTCCTCCTAACAGATTCTAGGTTGTTCTCTTACTTTGTTAAATCTCTTGCTTATTTGCTTAGTTAAATGAGAATGCTATACAGATTTTGAAGTTTTATTCCGAATTCATAATGCTTAAACTCAAAGCGACCAGAGGGATACTGTAAATCTAACTAAACGAGCGGATGAATGTATATGAAAAAACAATTAACCGTATTAGTTATTCTGTTAGCTATAACTTTTAACATTTTCAGTTTTATTGGCAGCAATTTTGTTTCTTTTGTTAATGCCACTTACGTTGAGGGAGACATCATACAAGACACTACATGGACTTTGGTTGACAGTCCATTTATAGTGTCAAAAAATGTTACAGTTTATTCAAACGCCACATTAACAATAGAGCCTGGGGTAGAAGTAAGATTTGGCGGGGATTTTTGGGTAATCGTTTCTGGAAGACTGTACGCAAATGGCACAGGCAACATGATAGTCTTCACATCTAATAAAGAACAACCAACAAACCAGGATTGGAGCTCAATTTTATTCACAGGAACCGGGAAATCTGTACTAGTTAATTGCAGCATATCTTATGCCAAAAATGCCATAGGCCTTGTGAACAGTAATGTCGAAATTGAAAACTGTGTTTTTAGCAATTGCCAGAACGCAATCACAGCCGCAAATGGAAAGTTAACACTTAAGAACAATGTAATCAGTTTTTGCAGCCAAAATGGAGTTAACATAGTAGACTGCGATTCCACAATCATAAACAACCAGATAACACAGAACTCTGGAAATGGTATATACCTCATTGGTAATGGTCAAGTGACCATACAAAACAACTCCTTACTATCAAATGGTAACGGAATACTCTTAACTGGTAGCGACGCATCAAACGTGCACATAAGCCAGAACATAATCTCAGCAAACACGCAAAGCGGAATAAAAATCGAAGCCAGCACACATAGCAACATCACAATAATCAATAACAACATAGCATCAAACTACATAGGCTTCCACATTTCCACAAGCCAAAGCACACAAATAACTAATAACTCCATTTCTTGCAACGGAATTGGATTCTTATATGACTCGGGAAATCATACCGCAAAATGGAACGACATATACGATAACATCGACTATGGCATGAATATTGAAAACGACGCAACTGTTACTGCAGAATATAATTATTGGGGTGCCTCAAACGGTCCATACCATGAAACGTTAAACCCAACAGGAAGAGGCAACAAAGTAGGCGGTGACGGCGTTAACTTAGATTTTATATTCTTCTCAACAAAACCATTTGGCATCATCAACCAGCGTCCAACAGCAAACCTCGTAGCAGACAAGCTTTGGGTTTCCGGAAACGCCGATGTTATGTTTTTCGGCACAAACTCCTATGATCCAGACGGAAAAGTTGACAAGTACCTTTTCGATTTTGGAGACGACAGCAACAGCGGCTGGACCACACTATCGATTTTCTCGCACAAATATTCGGCTGAGGGAACCTACTTTGCAAACCTCAGAGTGATTGACGACTACGGAGCTTTAAGCAATGTCGCTTCTGTAACAATAAACGTCCTCTCTTCAACAACACCACAATTATACGTTAACATTGAATTGAGCAGCTCTTCTGTGAGCGAA from Candidatus Bathyarchaeota archaeon A05DMB-5 encodes:
- a CDS encoding PKD domain-containing protein; its protein translation is MKKQLTVLVILLAITFNIFSFIGSNFVSFVNATYVEGDIIQDTTWTLVDSPFIVSKNVTVYSNATLTIEPGVEVRFGGDFWVIVSGRLYANGTGNMIVFTSNKEQPTNQDWSSILFTGTGKSVLVNCSISYAKNAIGLVNSNVEIENCVFSNCQNAITAANGKLTLKNNVISFCSQNGVNIVDCDSTIINNQITQNSGNGIYLIGNGQVTIQNNSLLSNGNGILLTGSDASNVHISQNIISANTQSGIKIEASTHSNITIINNNIASNYIGFHISTSQSTQITNNSISCNGIGFLYDSGNHTAKWNDIYDNIDYGMNIENDATVTAEYNYWGASNGPYHETLNPTGRGNKVGGDGVNLDFIFFSTKPFGIINQRPTANLVADKLWVSGNADVMFFGTNSYDPDGKVDKYLFDFGDDSNSGWTTLSIFSHKYSAEGTYFANLRVIDDYGALSNVASVTINVLSSTTPQLYVNIELSSSSVSEGEQISVTVYVTNGTAPVQDADVTMLSFKEGNFSQSSGSTDTNGYFITNFIAPDVVERTSVRIVARATRNGIQYADGSDYKYLQVLPFLSVQITANPQIIKSGETSQITIYVESSGEPVANASVTLSSSKGSLSPQTGTTNLNGILSAVFSAPQTTTLLNVDITAAAIKDRYMNGIGYATITVEPKVLAVEITSAPNATTISEAKLNVTVHVEYDANPVSGANVTITADSGYFSKSSELTDSYGNVTFLYTAPPVSEQTNIVITAYATAIEYAGTESQLEITVNPRTFNVLIVAPSVESGGTAMVTVIAVCNEDGTSVAGATVTMSSTYGSFEIITQTTDSTGACVFTFNAPITSSNLNVTLTANVAKEGYIPGESQTKITVLKAAPSGDGGWLWMLLLILIPVVIVIIVVVLIKLKIIVISHEEET